In a genomic window of Spirochaetota bacterium:
- a CDS encoding right-handed parallel beta-helix repeat-containing protein gives MVTTITPNSGNDIADVRTENGITYITFKKGVHHVNGDLLSERQCFISNNDPGLKRILVDLTDAKHVVVEGNGAELVMHGAVTPFYVSNAGDITIKNICIDWDRPFLSQGLVEAAGEGYVDLFFALDTPFEIRNSSLYFIGDHYRSEHPHIALAFDPVRAETAFRANDHYAFRDHHRAEKIDDRRVRLFAAYNGLPSPGHMLVLSHQGRIAPALAVADSRAVTLENIAIYHAGAMGVIMQATNDITLSHVSVMRRPGSGRVFSTHADATHFVDCGGSIRMYDCLFENQMDDPSNIHGIYYTVRQKLTGRSLIAGIGHHQQYGCMMLSPGDTAAFYDTRTMVKARAARVAEVTMINAAAYAMTFHETLPDLPWEHLSLMKENHDIDVHIKGCTFRNNRARGLLISTLGKVIVEKNNFHVPGAAVLFEGDTNFWFESGPVEDVEIRENVFDQCNYGVWGRGLFQCTPRIPSPTRACFHSNVRIHDNSIRAIFYPLLYASATSGLSFTNNNVERGSDYPVSLAGDAIVCADEKTSCTSVGNRFPE, from the coding sequence ATGGTAACGACGATAACACCGAATTCCGGGAATGATATCGCTGACGTACGGACAGAGAACGGCATAACGTATATCACGTTCAAAAAAGGCGTGCATCATGTGAATGGCGATCTTCTCTCCGAGCGGCAATGCTTCATCTCGAACAACGATCCCGGGCTCAAGCGCATACTCGTCGATCTTACTGACGCGAAGCACGTCGTCGTCGAAGGCAATGGAGCCGAGCTTGTCATGCACGGCGCAGTAACACCGTTCTACGTGAGCAATGCAGGCGATATTACCATCAAGAACATATGCATTGACTGGGACCGTCCCTTCCTGAGTCAGGGGCTCGTTGAGGCAGCCGGTGAAGGCTATGTCGATCTTTTCTTCGCTCTCGATACGCCCTTTGAGATACGCAACAGCAGTCTCTATTTTATCGGTGATCATTACCGCTCCGAGCATCCGCATATCGCGCTTGCGTTCGATCCGGTGCGCGCTGAGACCGCGTTCCGTGCGAACGATCACTATGCCTTCCGCGATCATCACCGCGCAGAAAAGATCGATGACCGCCGCGTACGGCTTTTCGCTGCGTACAACGGGCTCCCGTCGCCGGGGCATATGCTCGTGCTTTCACATCAGGGGCGTATAGCGCCCGCTCTCGCCGTCGCCGACAGCAGAGCGGTAACGCTCGAGAACATCGCGATCTATCACGCCGGTGCCATGGGCGTCATCATGCAGGCGACGAACGATATCACGCTCTCCCATGTATCGGTCATGCGGCGCCCCGGGTCCGGCCGCGTGTTCTCCACGCATGCGGATGCAACGCACTTTGTCGACTGCGGCGGGTCGATACGCATGTACGACTGCCTCTTCGAGAATCAGATGGATGACCCGTCGAACATACACGGCATATATTACACGGTGCGTCAGAAGCTCACCGGCCGATCGCTCATTGCCGGCATCGGGCATCATCAGCAGTACGGATGCATGATGCTCTCCCCCGGCGATACCGCCGCGTTCTACGACACGCGCACCATGGTGAAGGCTAGAGCCGCCCGGGTCGCCGAGGTCACGATGATCAATGCCGCGGCGTATGCGATGACGTTCCATGAGACATTGCCCGACCTCCCGTGGGAACATCTTTCACTCATGAAAGAGAACCATGACATCGATGTGCATATCAAAGGCTGTACGTTCAGGAATAACCGTGCCCGCGGACTTCTTATCAGCACGCTCGGCAAGGTGATCGTCGAAAAGAACAACTTCCATGTGCCCGGAGCCGCCGTGCTCTTCGAGGGGGATACGAATTTCTGGTTCGAATCCGGTCCGGTCGAAGATGTGGAGATACGCGAGAATGTTTTCGACCAATGCAATTACGGCGTATGGGGGCGTGGACTGTTCCAGTGTACGCCGCGTATCCCTTCGCCGACAAGGGCATGCTTCCATTCGAATGTCCGCATTCACGACAATTCGATCCGCGCGATATTCTATCCCTTGCTCTATGCCTCCGCAACAAGCGGATTGTCATTTACGAACAACAATGTGGAACGAGGGAGCGATTACCCAGTTTCGCTTGCCGGTGATGCGATCGTGTGCGCCGATGAAAAAACAAGCTGCACGTCGGTTGGGAATCGATTTCCTGAATAG